The following proteins come from a genomic window of Astatotilapia calliptera chromosome 11, fAstCal1.2, whole genome shotgun sequence:
- the LOC113032110 gene encoding meprin A subunit beta-like isoform X2: protein MRMKGCVFIFVIMAISEAFSLNPNGLEIVDVGEVKDIPEINKEFLHDDILEPIGKQRSTIINENILWTSPVPYLLNNDLDINSKGIILRAFDQFRLKSCIDFKPRDSEDYYISVKQLNGCWSYIGKASRGQELSIGKGCGYIAIVEHEFLHALGFYHEQSRYDRDDYVTINFENILEAYKHNFRIVSSDESTTHGVPYDYLSVMHYGKDDFTNGNGSTIITKDPKFQNLIGQRLEMSTSDVQELNLLYKCSSSIAFKMYCGFTNGTMCQMNRCSKSGNGWEMVTGVYGGPSSDHTNLPSGNGNQGQDAGYFMYASTGPGQEGDSAWLETKRMSPQRECHVQCLQFYYYHNGSQTDKLNIWIREFQDEWDSTGTRYLMGQISGPPTSHWTLHHVPLNATKQFQVEFEVRKGAGNSTGGFSIDDINLSELECPDGTWQINDFERFWNSTHTPALIYSPRQYSSEGYAYRVALYLRQTDFGVYVHLVSGVYDDQLKWPCPQRQFTVQMVDQNPNIQLQMSRQMSLTTDPNLLTTTGVPFWGKPRDVGTQIVDENNELIYANNLYGRYYFASLEDIKSRDYLKGGSAIFIFSAQDLTPLVNGSSLPCPQVRTVKITHPPGDQDKGNCSSQISPTSIPTSYTTDGRISTTSIPTSYTTDGRISTTSIPTSYTTDGRISTTSIPTSYTTDGSTFSPGMMASPVLTLLLALMLFMP from the exons ATGAGGATGAAaggatgtgtttttatttttgtgatcaTGGCAATTTCTGAAGCATTCTCCTTAAACCCA AATGGACTAGAAATAGTGG ATGTTGGTGAAGTGAAGGACATTCCTGAAATAAACAAGG aATTTTTACATGATGATATTTTGGAG CCTATAGGCAAGCAGAGGAGTACCATTATTAATGAAAACATCCTGTGGACATCTCCAGTCCCCTACCTCTTAAATAATGACCTTG ACATTAATTCTAAAGGAATCATTCTGAGAGCCTTTGACCAGTTCAGATTGAAATCATGCATTGACTTCAAACCAAGGGACTCTGAGGACTAttacatttctgtcaaacagttAAATGG ATGTTGGTCATACATTGGGAAAGCATCCCGTGGACAGGAACTCTCCATTGGAAAAGGCTGTGGTTACATTGCAATTGTTGAACATGAGTTCCTTCATGCTCTTGGCTTCTACCATGAACAGTCCAGATATGACAGAGATGATTATGTGACGATTAACTTTGAAAACATCCTAGAGG CTTACAAGCACAATTTTAGAATAGTCAGCAGTGATGAGAGCACCACCCATGGAGTCCCATATGACTATTTGTCCGTGATGCACTATGGCAAAGATGATTTCACCAATGGCAATGGATCTACAATTATCACCAAAGACCCCAAATTCCAGAATCTTATTGGTCAACGACTGGAAATGAGCACTAGTGATGTTCAGGAGCTGAATCTACTCTACAAATGCA GCTCATCCATTGCCTTTAAGATGTACTGTGGCTTTACTAATGGGACCATGTGTCAAATGAACCGCTGTTCAAAGAGTGGCAATGGCTGGGAAATGGTAACTGGTGTTTATGGTGGTCCCAGCTCTGACCACACCAATCTGCCCAGTGGAAATGGTAATCAAG GTCAGGATGCGGGTTACTTCATGTATGCTAGCACAGGACCAGGTCAGGAGGGAGACTCAGCCTGGCTGGAGACAAAGAGGATGAGTCCCCAGAGGGAGTGTCATGTTCAGTGTCTGCAGTTCTACTATTACCACAATGGGAGCCAGACAGACAAACTTAACATCTGGATCAGAGAGTTTCAAGATGAATGGGACTCCACAGGAACTCGCTACCTCATGGGACAGATCAGTG GTCCACCGACATCTCACTGGACTCTCCACCATGTTCCTCTGAATGCCACCAAGCAGTTCCAGGTGGAGTTTGAGGTTCGTAAAGGAGCAGGAAACTCTACAGGTGGCTTCTCTATTGATGACATCAATCTATCAGAGCTCGAGTGTCCAGATGGAACCTGGCAGATTAATGATTTTGAGAGATTTTGGAACAGTACTCATACTCCGGCCCTGATATATAGCCCAAGGCAGTATTCCAGTGAGGGCTATGCTTACCGGGTAGCATTATATCTAAGGCAGACAGATTTTGGAGTATATGTGCATCTTGTCTCTGGTGTCTATGATGACCAACTGAAATGGCCTTGCCCACAAAGGCAATTTACTGTCCAAATGGTGGATCAGAACCCCAACATCCAGCTACAGATGTCAAGGCAAATGAGTCTCACCACTGACCCAAATCTGCTCACCACCACTG GTGTTCCCTTTTGGGGCAAACCTCGTGATGTTGGAACTCAAATTGTTGATGAGAACAATGAGCTCATCTATGCTAATAACCTGTATGGTAGATATTATTTTGCATCTTTGGAAGACATCAAATCCAGAGATTATCTCAAGGGAGGGAGTGCCATTTTCATCTTCAGTGCACAAG ATCTCACACCTCTAGTTAATGGAAGTTCACTGCCTTGTCCTCAAGTAAGAACAGTAAAAATTACACATCCCCCTGGAGACCAGGATAAAGGAAACTGCTCATCACA GATCTCACCCACCTCGATTCCTACCTCATACACAACAGATGGCAG GATCTCAACCACCTCGATTCCTACCTCATACACAACAGATGGCAG GATCTCAACCACCTCGATTCCTACCTCATACACAACAGATGGCAG GATCTCAACCACCTCGATTCCTACCTCATACACAACAGATGGCAG CACTTTCTCTCCTGGTATGATGGCCTCTCCTGTCCTCACCCTCCTGCTAGCACTGATGCTTTTTATGCCTTGA
- the LOC113032110 gene encoding meprin A subunit beta-like isoform X1 has product MRMKGCVFIFVIMAISEAFSLNPNGLEIVDVGEVKDIPEINKEFLHDDILEPIGKQRSTIINENILWTSPVPYLLNNDLDINSKGIILRAFDQFRLKSCIDFKPRDSEDYYISVKQLNGCWSYIGKASRGQELSIGKGCGYIAIVEHEFLHALGFYHEQSRYDRDDYVTINFENILEAYKHNFRIVSSDESTTHGVPYDYLSVMHYGKDDFTNGNGSTIITKDPKFQNLIGQRLEMSTSDVQELNLLYKCSSSIAFKMYCGFTNGTMCQMNRCSKSGNGWEMVTGVYGGPSSDHTNLPSGNGNQGQDAGYFMYASTGPGQEGDSAWLETKRMSPQRECHVQCLQFYYYHNGSQTDKLNIWIREFQDEWDSTGTRYLMGQISGPPTSHWTLHHVPLNATKQFQVEFEVRKGAGNSTGGFSIDDINLSELECPDGTWQINDFERFWNSTHTPALIYSPRQYSSEGYAYRVALYLRQTDFGVYVHLVSGVYDDQLKWPCPQRQFTVQMVDQNPNIQLQMSRQMSLTTDPNLLTTTGVPFWGKPRDVGTQIVDENNELIYANNLYGRYYFASLEDIKSRDYLKGGSAIFIFSAQDLTPLVNGSSLPCPQVRTVKITHPPGDQDKGNCSSQISPTSIPTSYTTDGRISTTSIPTSYTTDGRISTTSIPTSYTTDGRISTTSIPTSYTTDGSSTFSPGMMASPVLTLLLALMLFMP; this is encoded by the exons ATGAGGATGAAaggatgtgtttttatttttgtgatcaTGGCAATTTCTGAAGCATTCTCCTTAAACCCA AATGGACTAGAAATAGTGG ATGTTGGTGAAGTGAAGGACATTCCTGAAATAAACAAGG aATTTTTACATGATGATATTTTGGAG CCTATAGGCAAGCAGAGGAGTACCATTATTAATGAAAACATCCTGTGGACATCTCCAGTCCCCTACCTCTTAAATAATGACCTTG ACATTAATTCTAAAGGAATCATTCTGAGAGCCTTTGACCAGTTCAGATTGAAATCATGCATTGACTTCAAACCAAGGGACTCTGAGGACTAttacatttctgtcaaacagttAAATGG ATGTTGGTCATACATTGGGAAAGCATCCCGTGGACAGGAACTCTCCATTGGAAAAGGCTGTGGTTACATTGCAATTGTTGAACATGAGTTCCTTCATGCTCTTGGCTTCTACCATGAACAGTCCAGATATGACAGAGATGATTATGTGACGATTAACTTTGAAAACATCCTAGAGG CTTACAAGCACAATTTTAGAATAGTCAGCAGTGATGAGAGCACCACCCATGGAGTCCCATATGACTATTTGTCCGTGATGCACTATGGCAAAGATGATTTCACCAATGGCAATGGATCTACAATTATCACCAAAGACCCCAAATTCCAGAATCTTATTGGTCAACGACTGGAAATGAGCACTAGTGATGTTCAGGAGCTGAATCTACTCTACAAATGCA GCTCATCCATTGCCTTTAAGATGTACTGTGGCTTTACTAATGGGACCATGTGTCAAATGAACCGCTGTTCAAAGAGTGGCAATGGCTGGGAAATGGTAACTGGTGTTTATGGTGGTCCCAGCTCTGACCACACCAATCTGCCCAGTGGAAATGGTAATCAAG GTCAGGATGCGGGTTACTTCATGTATGCTAGCACAGGACCAGGTCAGGAGGGAGACTCAGCCTGGCTGGAGACAAAGAGGATGAGTCCCCAGAGGGAGTGTCATGTTCAGTGTCTGCAGTTCTACTATTACCACAATGGGAGCCAGACAGACAAACTTAACATCTGGATCAGAGAGTTTCAAGATGAATGGGACTCCACAGGAACTCGCTACCTCATGGGACAGATCAGTG GTCCACCGACATCTCACTGGACTCTCCACCATGTTCCTCTGAATGCCACCAAGCAGTTCCAGGTGGAGTTTGAGGTTCGTAAAGGAGCAGGAAACTCTACAGGTGGCTTCTCTATTGATGACATCAATCTATCAGAGCTCGAGTGTCCAGATGGAACCTGGCAGATTAATGATTTTGAGAGATTTTGGAACAGTACTCATACTCCGGCCCTGATATATAGCCCAAGGCAGTATTCCAGTGAGGGCTATGCTTACCGGGTAGCATTATATCTAAGGCAGACAGATTTTGGAGTATATGTGCATCTTGTCTCTGGTGTCTATGATGACCAACTGAAATGGCCTTGCCCACAAAGGCAATTTACTGTCCAAATGGTGGATCAGAACCCCAACATCCAGCTACAGATGTCAAGGCAAATGAGTCTCACCACTGACCCAAATCTGCTCACCACCACTG GTGTTCCCTTTTGGGGCAAACCTCGTGATGTTGGAACTCAAATTGTTGATGAGAACAATGAGCTCATCTATGCTAATAACCTGTATGGTAGATATTATTTTGCATCTTTGGAAGACATCAAATCCAGAGATTATCTCAAGGGAGGGAGTGCCATTTTCATCTTCAGTGCACAAG ATCTCACACCTCTAGTTAATGGAAGTTCACTGCCTTGTCCTCAAGTAAGAACAGTAAAAATTACACATCCCCCTGGAGACCAGGATAAAGGAAACTGCTCATCACA GATCTCACCCACCTCGATTCCTACCTCATACACAACAGATGGCAG GATCTCAACCACCTCGATTCCTACCTCATACACAACAGATGGCAG GATCTCAACCACCTCGATTCCTACCTCATACACAACAGATGGCAG GATCTCAACCACCTCGATTCCTACCTCATACACAACAGATGGCAG TAGCACTTTCTCTCCTGGTATGATGGCCTCTCCTGTCCTCACCCTCCTGCTAGCACTGATGCTTTTTATGCCTTGA